A single region of the Fusarium keratoplasticum isolate Fu6.1 chromosome 7, whole genome shotgun sequence genome encodes:
- a CDS encoding Beta-glucosidase, with the protein MHIHQRAPIDVEAKLASLTLSEKISLLSGADFWHTVALPSHNIPSVKCTDGPNGARGGRFFNPVPGLCIPCGTGLGATWNPDLLYAAGQLLSRECEAKGAHVWLGPTVNLVRGPLNGRGFESFSEDPYLSGVLATAIIRGVQSRGTLAALKHFVANDQETDKMSTDICMSERALREVYLKPFQMAVRDGKPKVVMSSYNKVNGTHVSESQKLLDQILRREWEFDGLIMSDWFGTYGCSRALKAGVDIEMPGPSRHRADKAIVAVTSGKVSVDTIDERARNVLKFVNNTATARVSPKETTRDLPEDRAFNRRLAQESIVLLKNSENILPLRPQDCQEVAVIGPNAKLPAACGGGSANLRPYYTSSVFQGIRDQLPSTARVHFEPGVFGHVLLPYFTSEHVVDEFGQPGVSVAFFNEPDSVPDRKPFDSQNVPDTTYQLMDYNHPEKKDVFYISMRANYKPDVDGLYEFGLASYGVSKLYIDDHLVIDNERDQSHGGMFFGHGSTERRGTFEMSSNRTYRLRVEAGSALTSRVTGGAGSMLPLPGGACRLGGCLKLDPLEGISRAVSLAKRCHQVFVVVGFNSDLEKEGMDRDSMELPPHVDDLVSAVLEAQPNAIVVTQAGNPVAMPWKAKTILHSWYGGNEAGNAVADVIFGKTNPSGKLPMTFPNRLEDGPTYLSFGSDNGQIYYAEDVFVGHRWFEARGIDVAFPFGHGLSYTTFAISNMKMEGNNVLVDVKNTGNLTGAEVLQLYVTFNTAKSGRRSRFLRSLRTLAGFQKTLLEPSQSTTVVMSLDKYSTAVWDVKSDSWCREAGTYTISVVNSGGCLETDLVEEKDNYWNGP; encoded by the exons ATGCATATCCATCAGCGTGCCCCAATAGATGTTGAGGCAAAGCTCGCCTCGCTGACATTATCTGAGAAGATTTCTCTCCTTTCAG GCGCCGACTTCTGGCACACCGTGGCCCTCCCATCCCACAACATCCCCTCGGTGAAATGCACCGATGGACCCAACGGAGCCAGAGGCGGTCGCTTCTTCAACCCCGTCCCGGGACTTTGCATCCCCTGCGGAACAGGCTTGGGTGCCACCTGGAATCCCGACCTGCTTTACGCTGCAGGCCAGCTTCTGTCGCGAGAGTGTGAGGCCAAGGGCGCCCATGTGTGGTTAGGTCCTACGGTCAACTTGGTTCGTGGTCCTCTCAATGGACGCGGCTTTGAGAGCTTCTCTGAGGATCCTTACCTGAGCGGTGTACTGGCTACGGCCATTATTCGAGGCGTGCAGAGTCGAGGAACGCTCGCTGCCCTGAAGCACTTTGTGGCAAATGATCAAGAAACTGATAAGATGTCGACTGACATCTGTATGTCTGAGAGAGCCTTACGAGAAGTGTATCTGAAGCCTTTTCAGATGGCTGTCAGAGACGGTAAGCCAAAGGTTGTCATGTCGTCTTATAACAAGGTCAACGGTACCCACGTTTCGGAAAGTCAGAAGCTTCTAGATCAAATACTAAGGAGGGAATGGGAGTTTGATGGCCTCATAATGAGTGACTG GTTCGGCACCTATGGATGCAGTCGTGCGCTCAAGGCCGGCGTGGACATTGAGATGCCCGGTCCGTCGAGACACCGCGCTGATAAGGCCATCGTGGCCGTGACTTCCGGAAAGGTCTCCGTGGACACGATCGATGAAAGAGCAAGAAATGTCCTCAAGTTTGTCAACAACACAGCGACAGCACGAGTCTCACCAAAAGAGACAACCCGTGATTTGCCAGAGGATCGGGCCTTCAATCGACGTCTCGCCCAGGAGAGTATCGTCCTTCTCAAGAACTCGGAGAATATTCTTCCCCTTCGACCCCAAGACTGTCAAGAAGTTGCTGTTATTGGCCCGAACGCCAAGCTTCCTGCTGCTTGTGGAGGCGGAAGTGCCAATTTGCGACCATACTACACGAGCTCTGTCTTCCAAGGTATTCGAGATCAATTACCTTCCACGGCACGCGTTCACTTTGAGCCTGGCGTGTTCGGGCATGTTCTCCTCCCCTACTTCACAAGCGAACACGTCGTCGACGAGTTTGGACAGCCAGGGGTATCTGTCGCCTTCTTCAATGAGCCCGATTCGGTCCCGGATAGAAAACCCTTTGACTCTCAGAACGTTCCAGATACCACCTACCAGCTGATGGACTACAACCACCCAGAGAAGAAAGATGTATTCTATATATCAATGCGGGCAAATTACAAACCAGATGTCGACGGTCTGTATGAGTTTGGCCTAGCCAGCTATGGTGTTTCAAAGCTCTACATAGACGACCATCTCGTGATTGACAACGAGAGAGATCAATCCCATGGCGGTATGTTTTTCGGTCACGGCTCAACAGAGAGGCGTGGCACTTTCGAGATGTCGTCAAATCGCACCTATCGCTTGCGTGTGGAAGCGGGGAGTGCGCTGACGTCCAGGGTGACTGGAGGGGCGGGTTCAATGTTACCTCTACCAGGAGGTGCCTGTCGGCTGGGCGGGTGTCTGAAGCTTGATCCACTTGAGGGAATTAGTCGAGCTGTGTCTCTGGCGAAGCGATGCCATCAGGTCTTTGTAGTTGTCGGCTTCAACTCggacctggagaaggagggcatgGACAGAGATTCCATGGAACTTCCACCTCACGTCGACGACCTTGTTTCAGCTGTGCTGGAGGCTCAACCAAATGCCATAGTGGTTACCCAGGCTGGCAATCCAGTGGCTATGCCATGGAAGGCCAAGACAATTCTTCACAGCTGGTATGGGGGCAATGAGGCCGGAAACGCCGTTGCCGACGTTATCTTTGGCAAGACAAATCCCAGCGGGAAGCTGCCAATGACCTTTCCTAACCGACTTGAGGATGGGCCTACATATCTGAGCTTCGGAAGTGACAACGGCCAGATATACTATGCCGAGGATGTGTTCGTTGGACATAGATGGTTCGAGGCTCGTGGTATTGATGTTGCATTTCCATTTGG GCATGGCCTGAGTTACACTACATTTGCGATTTCCAATATGAAAATGGAAGGGAATAACGTACTGGTGGACGTGAAAAATACTGGGAATCTGACAGGCGCTGAAGTGCTACAACTATACGTCACCTTTAACACGGCAAAGTCTGGCAGGAGGTCGAGATTCTTGCGGTCACTACGGACGCTTGCGGGCTTTCAGAAGACTCTTCTAGAGCCTTCGCAAAGCACAACCGTGGTCATGTCTCTGGACAAGTATAGTACGGCTGTCTGGGATGTTAAGAGTGACAGCTGGTGTCGTGAAGCGGGCACGTACACGATTTCTGTTGTGAACTCCGGTGGGTGCTTGGAAACGGATTtggttgaagagaaggataATTATTGGAACGGACCTTGA